One Streptomyces sp. R28 DNA window includes the following coding sequences:
- a CDS encoding DUF5954 family protein translates to MTHDWQQQIHALHDELIRRDDPAAWVREADAVDASLLYPGFALRGPVFGVAVQDPAVGPEWRVLKPVVNGMPQMCRDSLNTHLWFRAKDDTDDPAVRRELLAAVEVLEREPVNEVEACGVRYRIVRGDEFTRCDGNNRLEPPRPTDPEPAERTWDRRADHTPSPDLDFALDPDRVEGGPMTGALLAALRDFAYRGVRFPLDLRRESEQAVHSHPQVVLLPTCFAVVERERTGWEPALALQSTPHDARRVLYDAMSEMWPMLYKFDDEKKAVYEKAAEEFRALERADEAHVAGRVFRICRTERLLRMGPDGPETPRPSDIDEYGPMKIHPTLLEDGTVVFEE, encoded by the coding sequence ATGACCCATGACTGGCAGCAACAGATCCACGCCCTCCACGACGAGTTGATCCGCCGTGACGACCCCGCCGCGTGGGTGCGGGAGGCCGACGCGGTGGACGCCTCTCTGCTCTATCCCGGGTTCGCCCTGCGTGGGCCGGTGTTCGGGGTCGCCGTGCAGGATCCGGCGGTGGGGCCCGAGTGGCGGGTGCTGAAGCCGGTCGTGAACGGGATGCCGCAGATGTGCCGGGACTCGCTCAACACACATCTGTGGTTCCGCGCGAAGGACGACACCGACGATCCCGCCGTACGGCGTGAACTGCTCGCCGCCGTGGAGGTGTTGGAACGGGAGCCGGTGAACGAGGTCGAGGCGTGCGGGGTCCGGTACCGGATCGTGCGCGGGGACGAGTTCACGCGCTGCGACGGCAACAACCGGCTGGAGCCGCCTCGCCCCACCGACCCGGAGCCCGCGGAGCGGACCTGGGACCGGCGCGCCGACCACACCCCCTCCCCCGACCTGGACTTCGCCCTCGACCCGGACCGTGTGGAGGGCGGCCCGATGACGGGCGCCCTGCTGGCCGCGCTGCGGGACTTCGCGTACCGGGGCGTGCGGTTCCCCCTCGACCTGCGCAGGGAGTCGGAGCAGGCGGTGCACTCGCACCCGCAGGTCGTGCTGTTGCCCACCTGTTTCGCCGTGGTCGAGCGCGAACGGACCGGCTGGGAGCCGGCCCTCGCCCTCCAGTCCACCCCGCACGACGCCAGACGCGTGCTCTACGACGCGATGAGCGAGATGTGGCCCATGCTCTACAAGTTCGACGACGAGAAGAAGGCCGTGTACGAGAAGGCGGCCGAGGAGTTCCGGGCGCTCGAGCGCGCCGACGAGGCCCATGTGGCGGGCCGGGTCTTCCGGATCTGCCGTACCGAGCGCCTGCTGCGCATGGGCCCCGACGGTCCGGAGACGCCGCGCCCGTCGGACATCGACGAGTACGGCCCGATGAAGATCCATCCGACGCTGCTGGAGGACGGCACCGTCGTGTTCGAGGAGTGA
- a CDS encoding helix-turn-helix domain-containing protein, giving the protein MYTERACRLLGAVVWTNTPSGAGVGPVLPDGCMDLLWNEGRLLVAGPDTRAYVTAGAPSTWVGVRFYPGTAPGLLGVPAHELRDRRVDLADLWPASEVRRLRGRIGAAADPVTALEDVALERAAGAEPPDPLLRGVVTALDAGRPVATTADELGLGARQLHRRCLTAFGYGPKTLARILRLRRALALARGGVTFADTAVRAGFADQAHLARDVRELAGMPLGELLGRRGG; this is encoded by the coding sequence GTGTATACGGAACGGGCGTGCCGGCTCCTGGGCGCCGTCGTCTGGACGAACACTCCGTCCGGCGCGGGCGTCGGGCCTGTTCTGCCGGACGGGTGCATGGATCTGCTCTGGAACGAGGGGCGGCTGCTCGTCGCGGGGCCCGACACCCGTGCGTACGTCACCGCAGGCGCGCCCAGTACGTGGGTCGGCGTCCGTTTCTACCCCGGCACCGCGCCCGGCCTCCTCGGCGTGCCCGCGCACGAGCTACGCGATCGGCGCGTCGACCTCGCGGATCTGTGGCCGGCCTCGGAGGTACGGCGACTGCGGGGGCGAATCGGGGCCGCGGCCGACCCCGTGACCGCGCTCGAAGACGTGGCGCTGGAGCGGGCCGCCGGTGCCGAGCCGCCCGACCCGCTGCTACGAGGGGTGGTGACCGCCCTCGACGCGGGGCGGCCTGTCGCGACCACCGCCGACGAACTCGGCCTCGGCGCCCGGCAGTTGCACCGCCGCTGCCTGACCGCCTTCGGCTACGGCCCCAAGACGCTGGCCCGGATCCTGCGGCTGCGACGGGCCCTCGCCCTGGCGCGGGGCGGCGTGACCTTCGCGGACACGGCCGTGCGGGCCGGGTTCGCCGACCAGGCTCATCTGGCGCGGGACGTCAGGGAGTTGGCGGGCATGCCGCTCGGTGAGCTACTCGGCCGGCGCGGCGGCTAG
- a CDS encoding YihY/virulence factor BrkB family protein, translating into MQPASESPQRTSGRLHRVRVLYRNVSKRRTAWLLLKDTVNSCIEYRILGLAAEAAFFTLLSVPPLLLSMIGLLGYVDDWTGTDTISSLETNLIEASRTVLSDKGVRQIAQPILDDVMHGGRPDVISVGFLFALWSGSRAVNVFIDTITVMYGLDGVRGIVKTRLVAFLLFIAALLIGSVALPLMVAGPDAVVRIVPWSETVVQVLYWPVVIVLSIAFLTTLYHVSVPVRSPWIEDVPGALVALGMWVLGSFLLRIYLTNTIEGASIYGSLAAAVAVMLWIGVSAFAVLVGAAVNAAIDRVWPAAATAAARAANERMREAQAAEYVARHAAGREPGLDDPDDPDMPSEFPERWSRFLPPEDVSSRLRTHVKSTHTHPPHKPEDHGSD; encoded by the coding sequence GTGCAGCCAGCAAGTGAATCCCCTCAGCGGACCTCCGGTCGTCTCCACCGGGTGCGTGTCCTCTACCGGAACGTCTCCAAGCGCAGGACCGCCTGGCTGTTGCTCAAGGACACCGTCAATTCCTGCATCGAGTACCGCATCCTGGGCCTCGCCGCCGAGGCCGCGTTCTTCACGCTGCTGTCCGTGCCGCCGCTGCTGCTCAGCATGATCGGCCTCCTCGGCTACGTCGACGACTGGACCGGCACCGACACCATCAGCAGCCTGGAGACCAACCTCATCGAGGCCTCGCGCACCGTCCTGTCCGACAAGGGCGTGCGCCAGATCGCCCAGCCGATCCTGGACGACGTGATGCACGGCGGCCGCCCCGACGTCATCTCCGTCGGCTTCCTGTTCGCCCTGTGGTCGGGGTCGCGCGCGGTGAACGTCTTCATAGACACGATCACCGTGATGTACGGCCTCGACGGCGTCCGGGGGATCGTCAAGACCCGGCTGGTGGCGTTCCTGCTGTTCATCGCCGCCCTGCTGATCGGTTCGGTGGCGCTGCCGCTGATGGTGGCGGGGCCGGACGCGGTGGTGCGGATCGTGCCGTGGTCGGAGACCGTGGTGCAGGTCCTGTACTGGCCGGTCGTGATCGTCCTGTCGATCGCGTTCCTGACGACGCTCTACCACGTGTCCGTGCCGGTCCGCTCGCCCTGGATCGAGGACGTGCCCGGGGCGCTGGTCGCCCTCGGCATGTGGGTGCTGGGCAGCTTCCTGCTCCGCATCTACCTGACGAACACGATCGAGGGCGCGTCGATCTACGGCTCCCTCGCCGCCGCCGTCGCCGTGATGCTGTGGATCGGTGTGTCCGCGTTCGCCGTGCTCGTCGGGGCCGCGGTCAACGCCGCGATCGACCGGGTCTGGCCGGCCGCCGCGACGGCTGCGGCCCGTGCGGCCAACGAGCGGATGCGCGAGGCCCAGGCCGCCGAGTACGTGGCCCGTCACGCCGCCGGCCGCGAGCCCGGGCTCGACGACCCCGACGACCCCGACATGCCGTCGGAGTTCCCCGAGCGGTGGTCCCGCTTCCTGCCGCCGGAGGACGTGTCGTCCCGGCTGCGGACCCATGTGAAGAGCACGCACACGCATCCGCCGCACAAGCCGGAGGACCACGGCAGCGACTGA
- a CDS encoding cupin domain-containing protein, with product MDALAGLLEGPRARGAFMIRACFEPPWSIRVEDRAPLTVMVMVRGDAWVIPDQGEPIRLRPGDLAIARGPDPYTCADDPTTAPQALILPGAECRYPDGRSLNGSMDLGVRTWGDRLDGSAVMLIGTYLWQGEISGRLLNALPPLLSLTADVWNCPLTPYLMEEVARDEPGQEVVLDRLLDLLVIAALRAWFSRPEAEAPAWYRALADPVVGRVLRLLQDNPAHPWTVASLAAKAGVSRAALGRRFTELVGEPPMTYLTGWRLALAADALRDTDDTLDAIARQVGYGSAFALSSAFKRVHGVSPQEYRGRVVVG from the coding sequence ATGGACGCCCTTGCCGGCCTGTTGGAGGGCCCACGCGCGCGGGGCGCCTTCATGATCCGCGCGTGTTTCGAGCCGCCGTGGTCCATCCGCGTCGAGGACCGCGCTCCACTCACCGTCATGGTCATGGTCCGCGGCGACGCCTGGGTCATCCCGGACCAGGGCGAGCCGATCCGGCTGCGCCCCGGCGACCTCGCCATCGCCCGCGGCCCCGACCCCTACACCTGCGCCGACGACCCCACCACCGCGCCCCAGGCCCTGATCCTGCCGGGCGCCGAGTGCCGCTACCCCGACGGCCGCTCCCTCAACGGCTCGATGGACCTGGGCGTGCGCACCTGGGGCGACCGGCTCGACGGCTCGGCGGTGATGCTGATCGGCACGTACCTGTGGCAGGGCGAGATCAGCGGGCGGCTGCTGAACGCGTTGCCGCCTCTGCTGTCGCTCACGGCCGACGTGTGGAACTGCCCCCTCACGCCCTACCTGATGGAGGAGGTCGCCCGCGACGAACCCGGCCAGGAGGTCGTCCTGGACCGCCTGCTCGACCTGCTGGTCATCGCCGCGCTCAGGGCCTGGTTCTCCCGCCCGGAGGCGGAGGCCCCGGCCTGGTACCGCGCGCTGGCGGACCCGGTCGTCGGCCGTGTCCTGCGCCTGCTCCAGGACAACCCCGCACACCCCTGGACGGTGGCCTCGCTGGCCGCCAAGGCGGGGGTGTCCCGGGCCGCGCTGGGCCGCCGCTTCACGGAACTGGTGGGGGAGCCGCCGATGACGTACCTCACGGGGTGGCGGCTCGCGCTGGCGGCGGATGCGCTGCGCGACACCGACGACACGCTGGATGCCATTGCCCGGCAGGTGGGTTATGGGAGCGCGTTTGCTCTGTCCAGTGCGTTCAAGCGGGTTCATGGGGTGAGCCCGCAGGAGTATCGGGGGCGGGTGGTGGTGGGGTAG
- a CDS encoding ThuA domain-containing protein: MAARLLVHTRTTAYRHDSIPAGVEAVRTIGDFEVDHTEDPAAFEKPLDDYAAVVFLSTSGEVLTPAGRERLAAYASSGGGFVGVHAAACTEYDWPYYGELLGARFDRHPEYQPGKVVVEDRDHPATRHLSAVWDFVDEWYDFRTNPRGAVRVLARADESSYDGGGMGEDHPLVWCREQGSGRVFYTALGHACEAYEDPDFRAHLLGGINWAARLSGKETR; encoded by the coding sequence ATGGCCGCACGACTCCTCGTCCACACCCGCACCACCGCCTACCGGCACGACTCCATCCCGGCCGGCGTCGAGGCCGTCCGCACCATCGGCGACTTCGAGGTGGACCACACCGAGGACCCCGCGGCCTTCGAGAAACCCCTCGACGATTACGCGGCCGTCGTCTTCCTCTCCACCAGCGGCGAGGTGCTCACCCCCGCCGGGCGCGAGCGGCTCGCCGCGTACGCCTCGTCGGGCGGCGGCTTCGTCGGCGTGCACGCTGCGGCCTGCACCGAGTACGACTGGCCGTACTACGGCGAGCTGTTGGGCGCGCGGTTCGACCGGCACCCCGAGTACCAGCCCGGCAAGGTGGTCGTGGAGGACCGCGACCATCCGGCCACCCGGCACCTGTCCGCCGTATGGGACTTCGTCGACGAGTGGTACGACTTCCGCACCAACCCCCGGGGCGCGGTACGGGTGTTGGCCCGCGCCGACGAGTCGTCGTACGACGGCGGCGGCATGGGCGAGGACCATCCGCTGGTGTGGTGCCGCGAGCAGGGATCCGGACGCGTCTTCTACACGGCGCTCGGACACGCCTGCGAGGCGTATGAGGACCCGGACTTCCGCGCGCACCTGCTCGGCGGGATCAACTGGGCGGCGAGACTGAGTGGGAAGGAGACGAGGTAG
- a CDS encoding VOC family protein: protein MNAIPALLDHLVLATPDLAATVADFTRRTGVPPAPGGVHVGLGTRNCLVSLGGASYLEIIGPDTEQSAPGQPRPFEVDGLTAPRTVTWAISPPDLDAAIAAARAQGYDPGPAQAMRRRRPDGTLLEWRLTDGDDAHPSGLVPFLIDWSATVHPTASDLPTTPLLSLSASAPEPDEIRPLLAALGTDLDLTTGPVGMSFTVDTPLGPVTFH from the coding sequence ATGAACGCCATCCCCGCGCTCCTGGACCATCTCGTCCTCGCGACCCCGGACCTGGCCGCCACGGTCGCCGACTTCACCCGACGCACCGGCGTGCCCCCGGCCCCGGGCGGCGTGCACGTCGGGCTCGGCACCCGCAACTGTCTGGTGTCCCTGGGCGGCGCCAGCTACCTGGAGATCATCGGGCCGGACACCGAGCAGTCCGCGCCCGGGCAGCCCCGACCCTTCGAGGTCGACGGGCTCACCGCCCCGCGCACGGTCACCTGGGCGATCAGCCCGCCCGACCTGGACGCGGCGATCGCGGCCGCCCGGGCCCAGGGGTACGACCCCGGCCCGGCGCAGGCGATGAGGCGCCGCAGACCCGACGGCACCCTGCTGGAATGGCGGCTCACCGACGGCGACGACGCCCACCCCTCCGGCCTGGTCCCCTTCCTCATCGACTGGAGCGCCACGGTCCACCCCACCGCCTCGGACCTGCCCACCACACCCCTGCTGTCCCTGTCCGCGAGCGCCCCCGAGCCGGACGAGATCCGTCCCCTGCTGGCAGCCCTCGGCACGGACCTCGACCTCACGACGGGCCCGGTGGGGATGTCGTTCACGGTGGACACGCCGCTGGGACCGGTGACCTTCCACTAG
- a CDS encoding VOC family protein — protein MTPRFDAIGLVVSDMAASVVFYRRLGFAFPDGAENEPHAEAELPGGLRLLLDTEATVRSFLPEWQPPTGSGRHSLALRCADPSEVDAVYEELVGAGCHGELKPWDAFWGQRYASVQDPDGNGVDLFAPLAAAPAE, from the coding sequence ATGACTCCACGATTCGATGCCATCGGCCTCGTCGTCTCCGACATGGCCGCCTCCGTCGTCTTCTACCGCCGCCTCGGCTTCGCCTTCCCCGACGGCGCCGAGAACGAGCCGCACGCCGAGGCGGAACTGCCGGGCGGGCTGCGGTTGTTGCTCGACACGGAGGCGACCGTGCGCTCCTTCCTCCCGGAGTGGCAGCCACCCACGGGGAGCGGCCGGCACTCGTTGGCGCTGCGGTGCGCGGATCCGAGTGAGGTGGACGCGGTGTACGAAGAGCTGGTGGGCGCCGGCTGCCACGGGGAGCTCAAGCCGTGGGACGCCTTCTGGGGCCAGCGGTACGCCTCCGTCCAGGACCCGGACGGAAACGGCGTCGACCTGTTCGCGCCGCTAGCCGCCGCGCCGGCCGAGTAG
- a CDS encoding class I SAM-dependent methyltransferase, whose protein sequence is MTSFDTSERLMWAGRATAYAGSFARLCGHPVPRLLDAAEVRPGLRILDVGTGPGTVAAAACARGARVTAVDAEPTMVQLAMRAAPEADVRVAALPELPFSDGEFDAVVANFVLNHVGRPGLALAELRRVVRPNGWVALTIWAAPPAPGQALLGRAIQAAGAVRPVHPPAGLAPEDDFPRGESGLTGLMHAAGLCEAVCETLRWDHRADAEEWWSGPAAGVAFGGQIVQSQTPGIRAEIKRHFDLFSAKFADESGVLTLPHAALLARARR, encoded by the coding sequence ATGACGAGCTTCGATACGAGTGAGCGGCTGATGTGGGCGGGCCGGGCGACCGCCTACGCCGGAAGCTTCGCCAGGCTGTGCGGCCATCCGGTGCCGCGGCTGCTCGATGCCGCTGAAGTCCGGCCCGGCCTGCGGATACTGGATGTGGGAACCGGGCCGGGGACCGTCGCCGCTGCCGCATGTGCGCGGGGCGCGAGGGTGACGGCCGTGGATGCCGAACCGACCATGGTCCAGCTGGCCATGCGGGCCGCGCCTGAGGCAGACGTACGAGTGGCTGCCCTTCCCGAGCTTCCCTTCAGCGACGGGGAGTTCGATGCCGTCGTGGCCAACTTCGTGCTGAACCATGTCGGCCGGCCCGGGCTCGCCCTCGCTGAGCTGCGCCGCGTCGTCCGGCCGAACGGCTGGGTCGCGCTGACGATCTGGGCGGCGCCACCGGCACCGGGCCAGGCTCTGCTCGGCCGCGCGATCCAGGCCGCGGGTGCGGTGCGTCCCGTGCATCCGCCCGCGGGACTGGCCCCCGAGGACGACTTTCCCCGTGGCGAGAGCGGACTGACCGGCCTGATGCACGCGGCAGGGCTGTGTGAGGCGGTCTGCGAGACCCTGCGCTGGGACCACCGGGCCGACGCCGAGGAGTGGTGGAGCGGTCCTGCGGCCGGCGTGGCCTTCGGCGGTCAGATCGTGCAGAGCCAGACCCCGGGGATCCGGGCCGAGATCAAACGCCACTTCGATCTCTTCAGTGCCAAGTTCGCGGACGAATCCGGTGTGCTGACGTTGCCGCATGCGGCGTTGCTCGCCCGCGCGCGCCGCTGA
- a CDS encoding acyl-CoA dehydrogenase family protein, with translation MAGSTHTVTNQPPPLVGYDVYTADRALTAAVERHLAPELLDDVRSELAALGRTCGSAQVQEWGTLANAHPPRLRTHDRYGHRIDEVEFHPSWHRLLGKGVAAGLTAAWVRPGGHVRRAAAFLMWTQVEAGNVCPLSMTHAAVPALRTEPDLAAEWEPRLTSVIYDLELRPARLKAGALFGMGMTEKQGGSDVRANATVARPLPDGESYELTGHKWFCSAPMSDGFLVLAQAPGGLSCFLVPRVLEDGTRNVFLIQRLKDKLGNRSNASGEVEFDGTWARRVGDEGRGVHTIIEMVAATRLDCVLGSAGLMRQAVAQAVHHCDHREAFGGKLVDKPLMRNVLADLAVESEAATTLALRLAAAYDDGGEQERALLRIAVPAAKYWVTKRCTPLTVEASECLGGNGYVEESGMPRLVRESPLNSIWEGAGNVQALDVLRVLQREPLALNAYLQEVGQARGADHRLDAAIKGLLTELADLEGIEGRARRLTERLALVLQGSLLVRFAPPEVADAFCASRLGGDGGAAFGTLPHSLNLASIVDRARPVA, from the coding sequence ATGGCAGGCAGCACGCACACCGTGACCAACCAGCCCCCGCCCCTGGTCGGATACGACGTCTACACCGCCGACCGGGCCCTGACCGCAGCCGTCGAACGTCACCTGGCCCCGGAGCTGCTGGACGACGTCCGAAGCGAGCTGGCGGCGCTCGGGCGGACCTGTGGATCGGCACAGGTCCAGGAGTGGGGGACGCTGGCGAACGCGCATCCGCCGCGGCTGCGCACGCACGACCGCTACGGCCACCGTATCGACGAGGTCGAGTTCCATCCGTCCTGGCACCGGCTGCTCGGCAAGGGCGTCGCGGCGGGGCTGACCGCGGCCTGGGTACGGCCGGGCGGGCATGTGCGGCGGGCCGCGGCCTTCCTCATGTGGACACAGGTCGAGGCCGGCAACGTCTGCCCGCTGTCCATGACCCACGCGGCGGTACCCGCCCTGCGCACGGAACCCGATCTCGCCGCCGAGTGGGAGCCGCGGCTGACGTCCGTGATCTACGACCTCGAGCTGCGGCCCGCCCGGCTCAAGGCCGGGGCCCTGTTCGGGATGGGCATGACGGAGAAGCAGGGCGGCAGCGACGTACGCGCCAACGCGACGGTCGCGCGCCCGCTCCCCGACGGCGAGTCGTACGAGCTGACCGGGCACAAGTGGTTCTGCTCGGCACCCATGTCGGACGGGTTCCTGGTGCTGGCGCAGGCGCCGGGCGGGCTCTCCTGTTTCCTGGTGCCGCGGGTGCTGGAGGACGGCACCCGCAACGTGTTCCTGATCCAGCGGCTCAAGGACAAGCTGGGCAACCGCTCGAACGCCTCCGGCGAGGTCGAGTTCGACGGGACGTGGGCGCGCCGGGTCGGCGACGAGGGGCGCGGGGTGCACACCATCATCGAGATGGTGGCGGCGACCCGGCTGGACTGCGTTCTGGGCTCTGCGGGGCTGATGCGGCAGGCGGTCGCGCAGGCGGTCCACCACTGTGACCACCGCGAGGCGTTCGGCGGGAAGCTCGTCGACAAGCCGCTCATGCGCAACGTACTGGCCGACCTGGCCGTCGAGTCCGAGGCGGCGACCACTCTCGCGCTGCGGCTCGCGGCCGCCTACGACGACGGCGGCGAGCAGGAGCGGGCGCTGCTGCGGATCGCGGTGCCGGCCGCCAAGTACTGGGTGACCAAGCGGTGTACGCCGCTGACGGTGGAGGCATCCGAGTGCCTGGGCGGCAACGGGTACGTCGAGGAGTCCGGGATGCCCCGGCTGGTGCGCGAGTCGCCGCTGAACTCGATCTGGGAGGGCGCGGGCAACGTCCAGGCGCTGGACGTGCTGCGGGTGCTGCAGCGGGAGCCCCTGGCCCTCAACGCCTATCTTCAGGAGGTCGGCCAGGCACGCGGCGCCGACCACCGCCTGGACGCGGCGATCAAGGGCCTGCTGACAGAACTGGCCGACTTGGAGGGCATCGAGGGCCGGGCCCGCCGACTGACCGAGCGACTGGCACTGGTCCTCCAGGGCTCACTCCTGGTCCGCTTCGCGCCGCCCGAGGTCGCGGACGCCTTCTGCGCCTCCCGGCTGGGCGGCGACGGAGGCGCGGCCTTCGGCACGCTGCCCCACAGCCTGAACCTGGCGTCGATCGTGGACCGGGCCCGCCCGGTGGCCTGA
- a CDS encoding ferritin-like protein has translation MGQEPDESAVSPFKRRTFLATAAVAAGAPAAVAGPAQAAALPEAAPPAALPEAAPPVAPGLGSVARLLAVPHEGRGVAWIRSALQVAVGLELSTIPPYLCGWWSVKDRRSEVARMIKRIVGDEMYHLGIVCNLLVAVGGRPQIKASAPASPGPLPGGVRAGVTVYLSGLTKSFVRDVMMAIEAPEESLVRSAGSSPTVGEFYAEMMRAFRTVQPELSARGQLSQYVFSDELHPVETLDDVERAIEIIREQGEGTASSPSDSFEDDYPAHYYAFGEIYHGRELRQTDDGWRYVGPPVPFPDVRPMAPVPVGGWPRPPVHVGQLLFRFDATYSTVLDGLDAAWAGGGERTLNAAMHAMRALEDPAVELMETGLRYAPGTYGPQFRALRRPRRPS, from the coding sequence ATGGGCCAAGAGCCGGACGAGTCGGCAGTTTCTCCGTTCAAGCGCAGGACTTTCCTGGCGACGGCTGCTGTGGCGGCAGGCGCACCGGCCGCGGTCGCCGGTCCCGCGCAGGCTGCCGCGCTGCCGGAGGCCGCGCCACCTGCCGCGCTGCCGGAGGCCGCGCCACCTGTCGCGCCCGGCCTCGGATCCGTGGCGCGTCTGCTGGCCGTTCCCCACGAGGGCCGCGGAGTCGCCTGGATCAGGTCGGCCCTTCAGGTAGCCGTGGGACTCGAACTCTCCACCATCCCGCCCTACTTGTGCGGCTGGTGGTCCGTCAAGGACCGCCGCAGTGAGGTCGCACGAATGATCAAGCGCATCGTCGGCGACGAGATGTACCACCTGGGCATCGTCTGCAACCTGCTGGTGGCAGTGGGCGGCAGGCCGCAGATCAAGGCTTCCGCGCCCGCCTCCCCCGGCCCGCTGCCCGGCGGTGTGCGTGCCGGTGTGACCGTCTACCTGTCGGGCCTGACCAAGTCCTTCGTGCGCGACGTGATGATGGCGATCGAGGCTCCCGAGGAATCGCTCGTGCGGAGCGCGGGCTCCTCGCCCACCGTCGGCGAGTTCTACGCCGAGATGATGCGGGCGTTCCGGACGGTGCAGCCGGAGCTGTCGGCGCGCGGGCAGCTGTCCCAGTACGTCTTCTCCGACGAACTGCATCCGGTCGAGACCCTCGACGACGTCGAGCGCGCCATCGAGATCATCAGGGAGCAGGGCGAGGGCACCGCCAGCTCCCCGTCCGATTCGTTCGAGGACGACTATCCGGCGCACTACTACGCCTTCGGCGAGATCTACCACGGTCGGGAGCTGCGTCAGACCGACGACGGCTGGCGGTACGTCGGCCCGCCCGTACCCTTCCCCGACGTGCGCCCCATGGCCCCGGTCCCGGTCGGCGGCTGGCCCAGGCCCCCGGTCCATGTCGGGCAGCTCCTGTTCCGTTTCGACGCCACCTACAGCACCGTGCTGGACGGCCTCGACGCGGCCTGGGCGGGTGGCGGCGAGCGCACCCTGAACGCGGCCATGCACGCCATGCGTGCGCTGGAGGATCCCGCCGTGGAACTGATGGAGACCGGGCTCCGCTACGCCCCGGGCACCTACGGCCCCCAGTTCCGCGCGCTCCGCAGGCCGCGTCGTCCGTCGTGA
- a CDS encoding NAD(P)H-binding protein, giving the protein MTENAADTANTANTANTQRMTVVVTGASGRTGSRVAEAARGAGLTVRAASRAQGFDWEDPTTWAEILRDADAAYLMYPSDIGSPAAAEGIGALAREAVGLGVRRLVLLSARGEDQARPAEEALKSSGADWTIVRAAWFSQNFSEGPLVEGMVHGELVFPAGEVTEPFVDVRDIADVVVAVLTAGDRYAGRTLELTGPRLLSWREAVAEITEATGSTITYTPVPVRAYGEALTGFGVPPEEVDLLMEVFEALMDGRNAHITDDVREVLGREPRDFGDFARQAAAAGAWKA; this is encoded by the coding sequence ATGACGGAAAACGCGGCCGACACGGCGAACACGGCGAACACGGCGAACACGCAGCGGATGACGGTAGTGGTGACCGGGGCCTCGGGGCGTACGGGGAGCCGGGTGGCGGAAGCGGCGCGCGGGGCGGGGCTCACGGTGCGGGCCGCGTCCCGGGCGCAGGGCTTCGACTGGGAGGACCCGACCACCTGGGCGGAGATTCTGCGCGACGCGGACGCGGCGTATCTGATGTACCCGTCCGACATCGGCTCCCCTGCGGCGGCCGAAGGCATCGGCGCGCTCGCCCGGGAGGCGGTGGGGCTCGGCGTGCGGCGGCTGGTGCTGCTGTCGGCCCGCGGCGAGGACCAGGCACGGCCGGCCGAGGAGGCGCTGAAGTCGTCCGGCGCGGACTGGACGATCGTACGGGCGGCGTGGTTCTCGCAGAACTTCAGCGAGGGGCCGCTGGTGGAGGGGATGGTCCACGGGGAGCTGGTGTTTCCGGCGGGTGAGGTGACGGAGCCGTTCGTCGACGTGCGGGACATCGCGGACGTCGTGGTGGCCGTGCTGACGGCCGGGGACCGGTATGCGGGGCGGACGCTGGAGCTGACCGGGCCGCGGCTGCTGTCCTGGCGGGAGGCGGTCGCGGAGATCACCGAGGCGACGGGCAGCACGATCACGTACACGCCCGTCCCGGTGCGTGCCTACGGCGAGGCGCTGACCGGCTTCGGCGTCCCGCCCGAGGAGGTGGACCTCTTGATGGAGGTCTTCGAAGCCCTCATGGACGGCCGCAACGCCCACATCACGGACGACGTCCGCGAGGTGCTGGGCCGGGAGCCACGGGACTTCGGGGACTTCGCGAGGCAGGCCGCGGCGGCGGGGGCATGGAAGGCGTGA